In the Plasmodium chabaudi chabaudi strain AS genome assembly, chromosome: 13 genome, one interval contains:
- a CDS encoding inner membrane complex protein 1k, putative: MNKNSEISYDPSLEEENSLSSDQSKIKNYYDDENKEIEYISNTSKNNYMNEQNNDLNDTYNYMNDQNTYRMENEYNDEPMNTQYIPSLYGLGRERQALPFKAQDHKIPGQVSPYHAPRDTNISETETLYDDQNCPIPTDSNGEPKKLWSWTNEGKLKLQCSQPIIPVSVVQGILRRDKIILVPQVEVTDFVVPKVYNQNIKHDIPKLDIKLQCSNVEIPNVKYVDKEIIIPIITGYTHKFVPKWEIHEVPRPIVKYIGEQKIVEVEVPEIKYVDKIVEREVVVDTVEKRVPKIIEIPKYVDEVQYVWKPIEKIIYIQKFVPKFDVNLECPPPLIVPYPVQTIKHIPPVMVKKNPKIPDYTHNDLQSPQGYVPIGDEYVDQYTPKNNTNIKGIFSACCEVNCQGKEAEDEYCDVTPNTYNNISQEIPLENEINTRFNSNPFISADPSSYLSKSDQMLIGVNS; the protein is encoded by the coding sequence ATGAACAAAAATTCGGAGATAAGTTATGACCCAAGTTTAGAAGAAGAAAACTCATTAAGTAGTGATCAAagcaaaattaaaaattactATGATGACGAAAACAAAGAAATAGAATATATAAGCAATACAAGCAAAAACAATTACATGAATGAACAAAACAATGATTTGAATGATACATATAACTATATGAATGATCAAAATACTTATAGAATggaaaatgaatataatgacGAACCAATGAATACTCAATATATTCCTTCGTTGTATGGATTAGGTAGGGAAAGACAAGCATTGCCATTCAAAGCACAAGACCATAAAATTCCAGGACAAGTGTCACCATATCATGCCCCTCGAGATACAAATATTTCAGAAACTGAAACTTTATATGATGACCAAAATTGTCCTATTCCAACTGATTCAAATGGTGAAcccaaaaaattatggtCTTGGACGAATGAAgggaaattaaaattacaaTGTTCACAACCAATAATACCAGTATCAGTAGTTCAAGGTATACTAAGAAgagataaaattattttagtaCCACAAGTTGAAGTAACCGATTTTGTTGTTCCAAAAGTATATAATCAGAATATTAAACATGATATACCCAAATTAGATATAAAACTACAATGCTCTAATGTAGAGATTCCAAATGTCAAGTATGTAGataaagaaattataatacCTATTATTACAGGATATACACATAAATTTGTTCCCAAATGGGAAATACATGAAGTTCCTAGGCCTAtagttaaatatattggtGAGCAAAAAATAGTTGAAGTAGAAGTCcctgaaataaaatatgttgatAAAATAGTGGAAAGAGAAGTTGTTGTTGATACAGTTGAAAAAAGAGTTCCCAAAATTATAGAAATACCAAAATATGTCGATGAAGTACAATATGTATGGAAGccaattgaaaaaattatatatatacaaaagtTTGTGCCTAAATTTGATGTAAATTTAGAATGCCCACCACCATTAATTGTCCCATACCCAGTACAAACCATCAAACATATACCTCCTGTAatggtaaaaaaaaatcctaAAATACCTGACTATACACATAATGATTTACAATCACCTCAAGGATATGTACCTATTGGAGATGAATATGTAGATCAATATACTCCCAAAAATAACACTAACATAAAAGGAATATTCTCAGCATGTTGTGAAGTTAATTGTCAAGGAAAAGAAGCAGAAGATGAATATTGTGATGTCACTccaaatacatataataacataTCACAAGAAATACCcttagaaaatgaaataaatacgCGTTTCAATTCAAATCCCTTTATAAGTGCCGATCCAAGCTCTTATTTAAGCAAATCCGATCAAATGCTCATTGGCGTAAATTCTTAA
- a CDS encoding V-type proton ATPase subunit D, putative, producing MGALDESTPVPSRITLHLMKQKKKSAFQGYSLLKKKSDALFIHFRDVLKDIVKTKNKVGEDMRNASFALAKSVWAAGDFKGQIIEGIKRPVVTLSLSTNNVAGVKLPIFQVHIDPTVDVLGNLGVAAGGQVINNTRENYLQCLNMLVKLASMQVAFFSLDEEIKMTNRRVNALNNIVLPRLEGGINYIIKELDEIEREEFYRLKKIKEKKTENLNDATEDHALPDNGGHKHVKATNNYANIQADDDVIF from the exons atgGGGGCCCTCGACGAATCAACACCAGTACCATCTAGAAT aACCCTGCATTTGATGAAgcagaagaaaaaaagtgCATTCCAAGGGTAttctttattaaaaaaaaaaagtgatgctttatttattcattttagaGATGTATTAAAAGATATTGTAAAg ACTAAAAATAAGGTTGGAGAAGATATGAGGAATGCTTCCTTTGCATTAGCAAAATCTGTATGGGCTGCTGGTGATTTTAAAGGTCAAATTATTGAAGGAATAAAAAGACCAGTTGTTACCTTATCATTATCTACTAATAATGTTGCTGGTGTTAAACTGCCCATATTCCAAGTGCACATAGACCCTACTGTTGATGTACTTGGTAACTTAGGGGTTGCTGCAGGAGGCCAAGTTATTAATAACACAcgagaaaattatttacaatGTCTAAATATGCTAGTAAAATTGGCATCTATGCAG gtcgcttttttttcactcgatgaagaaataaaaatgacgAATAGAAGGGTAAACGCTTTGAACAATATTGTGCTACCTCGATTAGAGGGAGGAATAAACTACATTATTAAAGAATTAGATGAAATTGAAAGGGAAGAATTTTACagattaaagaaaataaaggaaaaaaaaactgaaaatttaaatgatgCAACTGAAGACCATGCCCTACCGGATAATGGTGGACACAAACATGTAAAAGCGACGAACAATTATGCAAATATCCAAGCGGATGATGACGTTATAttctaa